Part of the Leifsonia sp. Root112D2 genome is shown below.
GTGCGCACCCACACGGCGCCATCGTCGTCGAAGACGTGGCCCTGCGCGCGCAGGCGGTCGACGGCCTCGTCGATGGGGCTCGTGCCGTCGGCTCCCGGCGCGTGCAGCGTGCGTTCGCTGAAGAACACGTCGAAGCCCACGTTGAAGCGGGCCAGCGACTCACGAATCTCGGCCAGTTGCAGCGCGTACGCGCTCTCACGGGCGATGGCGAGTGCCTCGTCGCTCGACCTCTCGAGCAGATCGGGATGTTCGGCAAGCACAGTCGTCGCCAGTTCGGCGATATACGCGCCCGGGTACCCGTTCTCTGGTGTGGGCTCGCCCTTGGCCGCTGCGAGCACTGAAAGCCCGAAGGTGTCCATCTGGTTGCCGGCGTCGTTGATGTAGTACTCGCTGGCCACCTCGGCACCGGATGCCTTCAGCACCCGCGCAATCGAGTCGCCGAGCGCTGCCCAGCGCGTGTGGCCGATGTGCAGCGGCCCGGTCGGGTTGGCCGAGACGAATTCGAGGTTGATGCGCTCGCCTTGCCGAGCCTCATTGTGTCCGTAGCTCGCGCCGGCATCCACGATCACCTTCGCGAGTTTGCCCGCCGCGGCGGCGTCGAGCCGCAGGTTGATGAATCCAGGGCCGGCCACCTCGGCGGATGCGACGCCATCGATCGACTGCGCGGCATCCGCGATCTCGCCCGCCAGCTCACGGGGATTGACGCCGAGGCGCTTGCCGAGCCGCATCGCCACGTTGGAGGCCCAGTCGCCGTGGTCGCGGTTCTTCGGGCGCTCGAGGGTGACGTCTGCGGGGCTGAGCTCGATGGCCGTCGTCTCGCCGACATCCGGCTCGCTGGCGCTCGCGCGTCGACGCTCCACGATGGTGTTGACGATGTCGTAGAGGGATGCGGCGAGTTCAGCGGGAGTCACGAGCATCGATTCTATCGGGCGGCGCCTGCGCGGTGGCTGCGGTGCCTGCCCGAGAGCTTTCCGGTCGGCGTTCATGGTGATTCCGATTTCGGTTCCGCAACGGTTCGGCAACACTT
Proteins encoded:
- the argS gene encoding arginine--tRNA ligase, which encodes MTPAELAASLYDIVNTIVERRRASASEPDVGETTAIELSPADVTLERPKNRDHGDWASNVAMRLGKRLGVNPRELAGEIADAAQSIDGVASAEVAGPGFINLRLDAAAAGKLAKVIVDAGASYGHNEARQGERINLEFVSANPTGPLHIGHTRWAALGDSIARVLKASGAEVASEYYINDAGNQMDTFGLSVLAAAKGEPTPENGYPGAYIAELATTVLAEHPDLLERSSDEALAIARESAYALQLAEIRESLARFNVGFDVFFSERTLHAPGADGTSPIDEAVDRLRAQGHVFDDDGAVWVRTTDFGDDKDRVIRRSNGVYTYFAADAAYYLNKGDRGFEHKIYLLGADHHGYVHRLKALAGAAGDDPERDIEVLIGQLVSVNGARLSKRAGNIIELNDLREWLGTDALRYSLGRYPADSPLALDPEQLRKRTNDNPVFYVQYAHARTRSVARNAAEAGVDRSSFAPELLTHESESALLGGLQEFPRIVAQAAELREPHRVARYVEEIAGLYHRWYDNCRVIPLGDEPVSDVHRTRLWLNDAAGQVIRNGLELLGVSAPERM